CCCGTTCCCCCATTACGGAACCTCGTATCCCCCCCCActgttgctgggggggggcatcTCCCAAGTTCTGCCCCTCCGCTGCAGGGGGCACAGAACTGGTCCAGctgctccatgggagagggataTAACCCAGCCGGACCCCTGGCTGAGCACATCTGGGGCTggcctgtcctgcccctgcctgtgccccccGCCTCCATTCCCAAGGGATTGGCCcgatcctgccccccccacccccgcaggtgCTGATGCCTGCAGTGGCAGGGTTACCGGAGGGACCCGCTGTCCCCACCCAGGACCCAGCAACCAAGGGCCTGGGCACCAGCGCAGGCTCCAGGCCCACCTGGGTGACATGGGAAGAGGCTCCACATCATGGCATGGCCTCCCCCGATGCACTGTTCCAGGTGGGTAAACTGAGGCTCGCGTGGTGGGGGCTGGCACACGGGCACACCACAGCACCAggagggctgggaacagagctcagGCTCCTGCTTTCcgctctgctgccccccagggctgctAGGGAGACCAGCTGCAGCCGGGCACACATGGGGACATCCCTGCCTGAGGGGCTCatcccgccgccccccccccgccccggcaggcctgcagccccctgcacgccagggccccgggcagggccagctgccaggtcctaccccaccccacagcccagccaggcgacGGTgaagccctccctgccccccatactgctgccccccccccctcccggcGCCTGACCCTGCTTCCctgtgctgcctcccccacccagcctggccccctgccaCCTTCGCCCACCTACCTGCCTGCTGTCCAGAGCAGCTCGGCGCTGGGTCCTCCCGCCCTAGCTGAGCTACTCGAGTTCTGCCCCAGTCCAAGTCTGCTCAGGCAGATTTCCCAGCCTTCCCCCCCACAGGGCGGGCCCTGAAGCATTAACCCTTGGGGCCCTGCACAGAGCTCCCCCCCAGGAGGGGATGGGCTCGGCCGGAAGCGCCAGGGTCCTTACaacccagggaaggggcagggccagctctgtgccaggccagggcaggaggcagcagtaGGGCCCTGCAGCCCCCGGTAGGTGAGGGTGTAACCGGCGAGAGCGTAAGCAGGGCCCAGCATGGCCAGGCCAAGCAGAGGGGAGATGGTGAACAGGGGCATGACTGGACCATGCTGGGGACTGCAGTCACTCCACACGGGTCACtggtgggccctgccccaccctgccagggGGTGAGATGCCAAGGACAGTAGCTCTGGGTGTCCCCCCAacactgggggtggagggggactagtggttagagcagagggctgggtccTGTCCTCAGCTCTGCTCTGATTCCATGCATgactgctccgtgcctcagtttccccagctgggcagtgagctggggggcagccatatGGTTGCAGCGAAGCGGAGCTGGGCAGATGGGGCCGGCTGGGCAGGGGATGGTTACACAggccctggtggctggcatggagcaagaccctccctgccctgggccccaggcctggcccagcccagctgcgcagggggctgcagcccccaggagcATGTgctgagcatggggctggggcgggaTTAGCGGGTGTCCAGCTCACAGGGCTCCTTTGTCCGTGGCTCAGGCACAGGCGGATTTAAGTGTGAAAGAGGATTTGGGGGCCGGGGCTGGATACCGTGTCTGGCGCTAaccccctgcctggctgggcaggaTCCGGTAccgccagcacccccagcccctaggAACTGCCCCCCCTGCTGGAAGCTGCCCCCAGCcattgctcctgccccccacatgaGCTGCCCCAACCAGtgctcctgccccgccccgctgCAGAGGTTGGGCTCCTGTAACCCCGGCCCCGCACCACACAGAGGCTCTGACAGGCGGCCTAGTCTGGTTTAAGGGCTGTGTTTTATTACATTTCCCAGCCCGGCCCCTGCTGcacgtggggtggaaggggcagatctCGCCTCAGTCGGAGTGCCCCaagccagctgcccctgcagggtaCTGCTCAGTGCACCAGCAGGCCAggctcccctggggccagggaccagctggcccagcagcCGCCAGTGCTCAGAGCGACTTGGGACTGGCAGGAGGGCTGAGTTTCAGCAGCCgctggctgtggctccccagggcagcagcagtgtgggggacaccgcctggggccaggagcatgtgcagggcagaacaggttGTTCCTCCTTTCCCCCCGGCCCATAGGCAAAGGGCAAAGAGGTAGGCCTCACGGCTGCCCATCCGCACCAGGAGAGGGGCAGCACAGGGACTcggggggcggagggcagcacGGCCAGGCCAGCAGCGCGGGGACTCAAGGGGcggagggctgcagctgccccttgCAGACGTACTCCAAGGCCGTGGCGATGGTCCGCATGTCCATCTCGATGCTGCGCGCCCAGTTCTCCACGTCGCCGATCTCCtgttgggggaggagagctctgcaccccagcaccctgcactgccctgcctggGCCTCGGGGTGCGGTGGGGCCcacaagcagggggctgggggtgcccagcGTGCTTGTCTCCTCTCAGGCCACCAGGTGGCGCACATCCCCCATTTATATCAGCACCGGGCACAGGACAGCAGCCACCAGTAGGGGGAGCTCCTCCCGCACAGGGTGACCCCCAAACTCCACCGGTGCCCCCcattccccacctgcagcacagcccaCCCTGGGCCCCGCAGTACAGCTCTGCTAGtgcccctcattcccctcctgcagccccagccctgccagccccgccccgccccgccaggcCTGAACAGCTCCTGAGCACAGAGCACCAGTGGTGCTGAGCCACCCCATTCCTCGCAGCCAGGCAGGTGAGGCTGCTGCCTCGTTGCACCAGtgccctgcagcccagggtcTGGGAGCCAGCaaaggcagggcccagcccccagctgcggGAGGCACAGCAGCctctcagcagtggcagggagctgcccatgccaggcaggcagggcgtctggcaccaggctggggggaggtggctgTGCACACACGGCTGTGCCAGTCCTGCTGGGTGGGCCAAGGGGGCGAGTTGGGCACCTCGGGTGGCTCAGCCTTCGTGCAGCGAAGGGCGCCAGCCGGCTGCCCCCACGGCCGACAGGCACAAAGGCAGCTTTCAGGGCTTGGCCAGCCAGGCTCAAAGGGCCAATTctctgccctggagcctgtgctgcggggggctggagggagaccAGGTGGCGTGGGGAGAGGGCAAGGGCAGTAGGacaggggcacagggagggggcagtgccctgAGGGTGTCTCAGGCCTGCGTCACCATCCAGTGGTGCCATCTCCTCCCTGCTCCACaccactcccagcagctggggcccagggaaaCCAGAGCGCTCCCCTGGCAGCGGCGTGCCTGGAGGCAGAAGGGCAActgcctgggggggggcaggcaggaggtggccccccaggtggccagggcaggggggctctgggcaggcagggcagacAGACCTTGAGTGCCTGGTTGAAGTTCTCCACCATGCTTATCCACTGGCCTGTCTGCTTGGCAAACTGGGCTGCTTGGATCTGCAACGTCTTCACCTCCTGGTCCAGCTTCCTCTGGTTCACGTAGGCCTGGGCcaccctgggcagcagggcaagggggggtcagctcctgcccctctgcacaaGGCCATGCACCCCCTGCTGTGTCTCCCCCTTCAGCCCCCGCAGCCGTTGGCTGGGATCCTGTGGCTCACAAGGGGCAGGCCCGAGGGAACAGGCTGGGCGGAGGCAAACGCTGGGAGTCCAGGACCAGGGAAGTTCCCAAGCTGGAGCAGCTTAGCGGCTTTGCAGCATCTGGGAGCCATTAGTGGGCCCCGGGGGTGCCTGGTTCTCAGCGGGGGCAGCACGGGCAGGGGAAAGGGTCCAGAACACACCAGGaccccagagcagggaagggattaGCTGACAGCTGGAACGGGATGTTCCAGGCAAGGGGGAGGCCCCTGGGCTAAGCCAGCGTCTCTGTGTGCAGTGTGGACGGCAGCTGCGGCAGCTGTTCCGCCCGAGGGACGCGCACTAGGGAGCAGCGCCGACTCTGGGAACGGGACCCAGGAATCCTGCCTCCTAGGGGCCCTGCTTTAGCCATTAGCCGCacggcccctgcagctcccagctcctccccaggggCTTTGACCTCTCTGCTGGGACCCCAGTAGGGGTGGTGGGCTAAGCAGGGCTCTTCCCATCCAGAAAATGGCCGAGACCCAGCATGTTTGTTTCACACCAGAGATGCCTCTTACTTTCCCTAGTGCCCGGCATGGCCAACGGAtgccaccaagggctgccctcctcccgcaggcccaggggctgccatgcccagcctggcccagctcagGAAAATTATTTTCCCCAGGTGCTAAGAACACAGCTGCTCTAGCCACAAGCTCCAGCTCAGCCGTGGGCATCTCTGCTGGGGTCAGCGCTgtgtcctgctgcctcccagagcctgctGGGAGCCTCCCACGACGCTGACCAAAGCCCTTACACCAATTCCTTCCAGGCCTTtgccaggaggagctgaggggctgtttcccagaccaggggaggggctcagtggcTGGCAGGGCCGGCTGGCCAGGTGTCTACGGAGGGAGGGGCTAGCTGCCCAGAAGCCAAACAGCTCCCTCGGCACGCTGTGGAATGCAGCCACACTTGGAACACAGctgcaatgcccctctgccaagtCACTCCCGCACGAGGGGCGAGACTCACGGCAGCAGAACTTCTCCATCCGACGGTTCCACCGGCTactggcccccccagccccagtgctgttCAGAGATGCAGGAACCCCAGTGCTGTTCGGAGATGCAGGAATCGCAGCCTGGATGCCCCCCTGCTCccggctctgctccagcctctcTGCCCACCTGATCTCCTGGTCTAAGAGACAGCCCCCCTCTCAGCCTGCCAGTGCCACCTCCAAGCCCCACGGAGCAGACAACAAGCCCACCCCTTTACCCTcgcccagccaggctgcctctaCCCCCTCAGACCCTCTCCAGCAGCACCAAGCGCAGTGCAGTTTGGTCACCACACCCCAGGCAAACCTCCTGCCTCACAGCGGAGACTGCCCATGTGGTGCTGGACAAGACAGCGGGCACCGGGCTGAGCCCTGATAATCTCATGCCACGTGAGCCACTGGACAGTTTCGCTCGCTGCTGCCCTGGAGatcccaccctgccctggggtACCACCGGGAAACGCCCGTCAGCCTGCGCTGGGCTGGGCACGCTGAGCCACCAGGCGGCTGTGCCACTCACCCCACGTTCAGGTGGTCCGTCAGGGCCTCGGTCAGGCAGGTGGCTGCAGCGATGGCCTCTCGCCGCCGCCGCTCTGTGGGAAAGGCCCCAGCCCCTCATTGCCTGCACAGCAGGGACCCTTTCAGGACGTCTCCCCAGCGCCCATCCCGGAGCTGCCACAGGGCACCGAGAAAAGGGCCGGCCCCCTGGCGGGGCAGGACCCCCTCGGCTCTGCCGGGCACCGAAACACCAGTGCAGAGCGAGGGGCGTCCGCAGGGGCAGCGCCCTGGGGAAGGGCTGCGCGGCCGGAGGGtgttggggtggcaggggggttgGCTCCTGGGGCCACGcccgggtgggggggcagggctgggtgtatCCGCTGGGCAGGTGGACTGGGGGGAAggcctcaggactcctgggttccgagTCAaactgggtgcctcagtttccccacacatGAAGTGGGGAGGCCCACCCCCCCGGTGGTGTCCCCAGCTGGGACAGAGCGACGTCATTACAAACCGTGACGCCATGAGGTGACGTCACGAACACCATCACTGTCCCGCCGAGGCTCCAGGGCGTTCGCCGTCGGGGTGACGTCATCATGCGGCGCCGAGCCGCGCCCGAGGCGTGGCGCGACAGGGACGGGCAAGCCAATAGGAACCAGGCGCGGGCCGGGGTGGTTGCCATGGACACGCCGGGGAGCCCCACCCCCCGCGGGGTCTCACCTTGCAGCTCGCGCCGCTCGCTCTGCTTGGCCTGGTGCTCGCGCAGCAGCCGGGACAACATGGCGGGGCGGGGCACGTGACGGGGGCGGGGCTTTGGGCGCCGGctcgggcggggggcggggcgcggggcgggggcggggctttgGGAGCCGGctcgggcggggggcggggttagACGCCGCCTGTCAGTCAATGCCGGGCGGGGTGTCGGGGCTCAGTTCAGCCCGTggccggccccgcccccgagcagctccgcccccgcccccccgggctgGCGGGGGCGCTGCGAGCGGGGGCGAGGCCCTTGCAGAGCCGGGAGCGGGACCCCACGACAAAGGCGGCCTGTGCGCTGCGGGGGGCCGGGCCCCGCCCCGGGCGAGGGCCTCTGGAGCCCCGGTAGCTGCGGTGCGCAGCCCCTGGGCCGCCCTGGGGCCCGATCCTGGGGTTGCTGAATGGCGCAGGCAGCTCCCCGCGGGGACCGTGGACTCGGAGGGCCGGTCCCCGGCGGCGGTGAGGCCGGTTGCTGACCCCGAGCAGCGTGTGACCCGCGGGGCTGGCACACGGCCGAGTTCTCGCAGGACACGTCCC
This sequence is a window from Carettochelys insculpta isolate YL-2023 chromosome 29, ASM3395843v1, whole genome shotgun sequence. Protein-coding genes within it:
- the BLOC1S1 gene encoding biogenesis of lysosome-related organelles complex 1 subunit 1, with the protein product MLSRLLREHQAKQSERRELQERRRREAIAAATCLTEALTDHLNVGVAQAYVNQRKLDQEVKTLQIQAAQFAKQTGQWISMVENFNQALKEIGDVENWARSIEMDMRTIATALEYVCKGQLQPSAP